Genomic segment of Panicum virgatum strain AP13 chromosome 2K, P.virgatum_v5, whole genome shotgun sequence:
TCCATGCCAAGCAAGGTTGCAAGCATCAGCAGAAGCGGACGTGCCAGCCTGTCGATGCCATGCCGCGCGAGTGGACAGAACAGCAAGCCACCGATCGTGTCGCAGAAGCCTCTCTTCGCTGTACACATGCACGCCCGCCCGCCAGCGTCACGCTCACGCCGGGACTCAAATCTCCATGCCGCATACGTCCCTgcggccccgccgcccctcccgaTCCTCCTCCTCACTGTCTCGGTCAcatggccgcgacggcggcgcgacacGTCGaggcggcaccggcaccggcaccgccaGACGCTGCGGCTCATCCGACGTGCGCCGCGGCGGACGGTGCTGCCTGCCCGGTCGGCCGGCCGGTGTCTTCGTCCGCCGACAAGCAGGGGGGTGGTCGGCCGTCGGCGACTCGGTGGTTTGGGTGCTCGCCAGTTCGTGTATCGCCGGATCGACCGCGGACGAGTCAGAGATTCAGAGGGAATCGAGGCAGGGTTGGTGGAGCAGCAGGCAATGCCAAGGGTCCCTGAGAGCATGCGGCAACGAACAAACTTCCAATGCTTCATTTCTCAGGCACGTGTTGATACAATGCGGTTTTTTGGAGCGTACCACCATCTTCACGCAGGAGAACCGAACAAGACAGAGCTTCGGTTGCCCCTTCTTCTCTAGTTTCCTTGCTTTTGCTGACACGGCTCACATGTCACAAGAGGACATGGGTTCTTGTCAGCAGTTAGCACCGGTTTGATTTGGTCGGCTGGATTGATCGACACCGCAGGCGAGACATGCTCGACACTCGACAGGAGGTATCTTCAGGTAAACTAAAATAGCCCCCGCTTTGTTCCACCATGGTCCATGGGGGCCGGAAGACCTGCGTTTCCTTCTGCTCCAGTCCAAGCCACTCGTTAGTCGTTACCGGTTAGCTGGGCAACAGTTCTCACCTCATAaatcccgtaaacacaaaaaaaaagtcacatcaaatgtttcgacacatgcatggaatactaaatgaagtctatttacaaaactttttgcatgaattggctgtaaatcgcgagacgaatctaatgaacctacttaatccatgatttgcaatagtgatgctacagtaactatccgctaaatattgattaatcatggattaattagcatcattagattcgtctcgcgatttacaactcatctgtgcaaaaaattttataaatagacttcatttagtacttcaaattagtaagattccatcgcaaaaaTTTTTGCGTTCCACCTAAACACGGCCCAAGTGTGTAACTGTCTTCAAGATTCTGCAGTCAAATGCGTAGACAACATTAGTGACTTTTTATCCTCGTTGTCGTCAAAAAATTCGTGGACGGGAGAACTACGACTAGAGCACCAAGTGACACATGTCGCAGTGCAGTGCCGTGGGTGGATGTGACGTCATTTGGGTAAAAACGCGCATTCTGAAGAAATTTTAGAATAACTTTATCTCCAAAGCCTAAATTGTCAGCTCAAGATTAATTTTTCCCGTGAAACATATACCAATGCTAAAAAGACGGTTGCTCAACTTTCAGTTGTTGGAGAATGAATAACAGCTATCAGGAAGCTCAACAAGTCCTCCAGCGATTAGGGACGATTTCTCCCCGTCGCCCGTTTCCCTCCCTAGACAGCTTTCGGCCACCACCGCCAACCACTtggtcgagcggcggcggtagaCCGTGGCATGGGCCAAAGCCGGCCCTGCCTGCCTCCTTCCCTTCCTCTCCTTCATCCCCCACCTGCAAACTAAGATCGCCGCTCGCGCCACTAGCGTCTCGGCTCTGAGCTGGTGCTACGGTTGCCCCCCCCCTCCCCACGGTGATATCCGTGTTTGGTTGCAGGATGGGTGGGTTGGAGTGGCTCCGACCCTCGTTCTGGGGACGGCTTCAACCCTTCCTATGTTTGGTTTATATTTTTGGGTTGGGGATAGGTTCGCTCCAACTTCTGTTTGGATGAAGGAATTGAAAATATAGGATGGATGGCAAAATAACACCGTTAGTGGGGGGTCCCATCTAGGGCTGGAAAAATAGCTCGAGCCTCGCGAGCCtccaacgagccgagccgagcctactTCTCAGGCTCGTGAAAatgacgagccgagccgagccgagccggctcgcTGTGGCTCGCGAGCTCAGTCCACTGAGGCTCATAATGGTTCATAGGCTATTATGAAACACTCTAACCCTAACCTGTGGTGTGACAATATCAATATTAATCTATATCTATGCTTAATATTATTATTGTTTATTGATTACTTTCATTTCAACACATGTATGCgctttatatatttatatgcaCTAGTCAATGTCTTATAATGTGTATACTAAATGCATAGTATATATTTTGTGccaggctcgcgagccggctcgagccggctcgcgaacCGGcttcgagccgagccgagccgagcctcctCAGCGAGCTCGCCAAActaccgagccgagccgagcctggctcggctcgtttccagccctaGTCCCATCTATCACAAATGGAAGGCAGACGCGGACGAACGCGGGCGGACGCGGGgctccgccgccggggcgcGCTCGGGCTGGGCGGGCTCCGCCTCCGGCGCGACCTCCGACTGGGCGAGATCCGCCGCTGGCAAGCAACAGCAGGAGCAGAGAGGAGCCGTCGTGGGGCCATGTCGGGCGGACGCGGCACTCGCGGCCCTCCTTCCTCcatggcggcgccatggcgggcggacgcggggctccgccggccgcgagatctgcccgtccgcgagctccgccctggAGCGGCTCCTCCCGTCCCGCCGCAACATTCGCCCGTCCcagccgcgagctccgccgacgCGAGCTCCACCCTGGCAGCTCATCCCGTCCTGGCGCGAGCTCCTCCCGTCCCAGCCGTGAGATCCACCGCCGTGAGCTGGAGCGGCTCCTTCCGTCCCGGCCGCGAGCGAGCTCCGCGAACGCGTGGAGAAGGGGAGCGAAACAGAGACGACGAACGTAGGCGCGCGAGAGGAACGGAACCCAGCTGGGTTCGCTCCGTCTGCCACTTTTCGGAGGACGGAACCAACCCACATCTGGGTGGAATATTCCCTCTTGGAGCCAACCCACCCCTCTCCTGTCTTCCATCCAAACAGCCGCGAGGACGGGTCCCCTCCGACCCGGCTCGCTCCGttctccaaccaaacacacggtaagATCGCCGCTCACGCCACTGGCGCCTCGGCTTTGAGCTGGTGCTACGGTTGCCCCCCCCCTCCCCAAGGTGATATCCGTGGTGGCCGGCCGCTTGCCTGGCATCACGTCCTGGCATCGCCTGCTGGCCTGCTGGTCGGCACCGTGCAGTTGGTGGTCGGTCCGAGGTTGTCTCCACCCCCTATCATGGTGTGCCTACGCTTGTAGATCGCCTCTTTCGAATGCTTTGCCGCTGACTTGCTGGCTGATACTTTGCCGCCGTCGTTGCTTCTCGGGCGGGTGCTTGGCCGCCGGTTGCCATGCTATTTGGTTTTGGACATATGATTTGCCGTCTGTGTGGATGCTTTGCCAGCTTAATCGTCATAGACAATAATGGTCTTGATGTAGCATTTTGCAGGGATGGATGTTGGTCGTTTGTAGGTTTGTTAGGTTGGGTAGCATCCCAtctctttctttccttttgttttAGCTCGCTTTCTTCGCTGCCACTAGCTTGATGGTCTTGATGTAGCATTATCGTCATAGACAATAATGGTCTTGATGTAGCATTTTGCAGGGATGGATGTTGGTCGTTTGTAGGTTTGTTAGGTTGGGTAGCATCCCAtctctttctttccttttgttttAGCTCGCTTTCTTCGCTGCCACTAGCTTGGGGGTTTTGTAACTTTGGCCTACCCGGGCTCTCTCGTAGTGGCACCGCTGAATTCTTTTTTCTCTTAGTGAAATACGTGCTTAGGTACGTAAGTAAAAAAACAAACACAAGAATGACAACTTTGAACTTTAGTAATAAAACGTAATTTGATTAGGTGTACTCACAAAATAATATTGAATCAGCTGAAATCAGATGAGAGAGGGGATGTGACATCAGTTGAAGATCGATGGCTAGGCCAACCCAGATCTGTTCTGATTCTTTTCAATCTCATATAatctcaattttttttggagATAAGTGGGCTCAAGTTAAAATGCCACTGCAAAAGGAGTCGGAGCCATTTTTCGCTCGTCGCAAGCTGCGCGTGATGCCTGGGCTGGACGGAGACAGCTCCAACACCGCACGCAAGACCTGTTGGCGGCTTGGCGCCAACGCCTGCACGGGGTCACGAGGCCGGGCGAGCAAGCGGACAAGCCCCCCCGCCGGCCCACCCACCTGACGGCCTCCCGTGCCCCGCGGCCCGCATCTTGTCGCCCGACCGCTCCGACACCGCTCGCCGAGCACGACGCGCCGGCCTCCCCAACCCCAcgccacgctgccgccgccccccggCGCCACGACCATGCCCCGCCCCCCGCACCTCGGATATAACCCGCCACGAAGGCTCGCCGAAACCTCGGAACAAGAAAGCCAAGCACGACACGGGGTCGGTCGAACACGTACGTTGTGCCGCGTTTCCTTAGCAGAACAGGAGATCAATGCGCGTGTCAGCAGCTCCGGTCGACCAGCCTGCCCGTGAGGCCGCACGCCCTGGTGCtggagctcgaggacgagctgcagcgcctccgctccagcgcggcggcgtcggcgtcgtcgccgtcgccccccGCGGCGCTCGCGGGGCGGCTCGGCGACGCGTACGACCGCATCGAGGAGCTCGTGCGGCTCCCGGGCGGCCGCGACGCGCTGTCGAGCGCGCGGTGGAGGCGCGCCGTGGAGGCCGGGCTGGACGCGTCCGTGGCGCTGCTGGACCTGTGCGAGCGCGCCCGggacgccgccgcgtccgccaaGCAGCacgtgcgcgcggcgcggcgcgcgctccggcgaggggaCGCCGCGCTCGCCAGGGCGGCCGCGCGGGGGTACGCCCGGTGCCTGGCCAGGGCCGGCAAGCAGGCCGGCGCGAAGAAGGCCCTGGGCaggcgcgcggcgccggcgggggaggccgaggcgccggCCGCGGTGAGGGTGCTctcggaggcggtggcggtcaCCGTCGCCGTGCTGCAGCGCGTGCTGTCGTCGCTGTCCGCGCGCGTCGCGGACACGAGGAAGAGCAGGTGGTGCGTCGTGTCGAGGCTGGTGCGCGGCGACCGGTCGCTTGGTGTGTGTGGGGATCTGGACGGGGAGGGTGGGGTGATGAGCGCGCAGGAGACGTTGCAGGAGCTGGAGGACAGTGTGGAGGCCGTGGAGACCGGGCTGGAGCATCTGTTCAGGCATATTGTTCAGACCAGAGTTGCCCTGCTCAATGTGCTTACCTTGTAACCACATCGCCAAGTGTGAATAGATTTTTTGATCCCACTGTCAAGAATGTCTTCTCTGAGgccacttcttttttttttcttctctctctgaGCATAAGCAACATTTTAATCTACTGAACCAGCGTTCGATCAGACAGCACATCGATCTCTGCTCAGATAAAATCACAACAAAGGAAAACGTACACCACTGGGGACCACTTTGGAACAAATGAAATAAACAATTTTTGAGAACTGTAATCCATCTAAGACTTCTCTGTCTAGTTGTAGTTAAGGCCAGGGTTCATGATTCAGTTAAATATTCAAGTGTGTTCTGTAGAAATTGTGAAGGAACTATAACATAAAATCCAACCTCATGCAATTATTCACTTTGGTCTTCATCTACCATCTACTTCTTGCAAAGTTCATGCCCAGAAACCAAACATCAATATGGAACTATATATTCCACTTTCACATAGGATTGCAAGTTGTGCATTCTTCTATTACTGTGCTTTGTTACCTAATTAGTTCATTCTACAAAGCCGCACTGACCTTTACAATTGAGGCAAAGTGTTAAAAACCACAACCTATTTCTGCGGTTTGTAAAAGGATTCTACTGTTAATTTGTTCTAGGTAGTTCAACACCTGTaatcattatctaaaaaaagttTGACACCACACCAGCAATGTACTTCCAACCCAAGCAGTTTTCCTTGTCTGAAACGCCAGCTTGACTGGACGGAGCTTAAACTTATGGAACCTGACAAAATCTGTTCGATAGATTTCACTTCATGAGAATCTGCTATAAGATGATGATGCGCCTCTCCAAAGATTTCACCATTTCTTTTTGGAAGGAAAGCTGTCTTTTTAATTCTCAGTAGTGCTTAATTTATACTAGCGAGTTACACTTGATCGAAAACCCAACATGTCACGAGGCACCTTATGGAACTGTCCCCCTCCCCTTGAGGCACTCGTCGAGACACTTTGCCGCTCCAGAGCCGGAATTGTCGAGCAAGTTGCTTTGCGGTTGCAATAAGTTAAGGGGTTACTGGTCAACTCGCACGCAGCAGCACACCCTGAAGAGCACGAGCACATGCAAATCATTTGCGGCTCGACCAGTAAAGGCAGGAATTGGCATCTTCATCCTTGAACCGCCTCAGTCCTCGAGCAACAAATAGGACGGCAGCATTGACCCTCTAGCGGTGGAAGCTGAGGCTATGGTTCTAGCCGCAAGATTGGCTAAGCAACCAGGACTGCAGCATGCAGGTCAACTACCTTAGTGACAGCCAAATCTTGACCACAGCACTACAACAAGCATCTCCTATCACTCAACCAGGCCATGGCATCAATTTGCCACAATCAACAGTGCCATTcacacttcaaaaaaaaaaaaacggtgCCATTCAGCATCAGGTGTTAGAAGATTCAGACAACCACCAACAAGATTGCAGATAGATTAGCTAAGCAGGCAAGTGCAATCAGAGCTGTTCGTCGCCGCGGCACTCCGTCCGAACCACCTGTGCGTTCCGGTCTCTTCGCCGGCAGTGCCAGTCCACAGGCTAATCTGCAGGCCGACATCCTCCTTCacagaccggcggcggcggctcccgaTAGCTCCGAATTGCTGATCGACGAGGTCTCGGCGGCAGGGAGCAGTTAAGCTCTACGACACGGAAGCAGCGTTCAGACTTCAGAAGTTTCCAGGGATCTCTCCGACGGCGGCGTCCTCGTTCTCGTTCCCCGTCCACGAGCGGTAGGGTTTTCTGGCGGCGCGAGCACCGCGTCgagcgccgaccgccgccgctccgtcgcGCACATCACAAGTTCAAGCGCCGCGCGCCGAGCCTCGAGCAGTTCGGTGGcctccgacggcggcggccacggcaaTGACCAGGGCATTTGGATGCCACCTAGATGGTAAACCAAACATACGACACATTCTAGGCGGACCGAACGATCGCCGGCGCGTGCACGCGACTCCGGTGCTCGCCGGGGGCCGGCGAGACGGCGCCGGCCGCAGAGGACGGTGCGGCACTGGAGCCTTGCGTTCGCTTCGCATGAGTGCGTCGAGTGCCTCTTGCTTCATTCTGACCGCAGGATACGGATCGGATGGCTGTTACGTgcccagggggtggacggtaaatgaaataccgtccacccccggacgTTGGCCAAGGCCGCACGCGGGCGTGCCGGGAGACGGCGAGCGAGGCCGGGAAGAGGTCGCGGCGCGAGCACCGCGTCGAGCGCCGACCTCCGCCGCTCCTTCGCGCACATCACATGTTCAggcgccgccacgccgagccTCGAGCAGTTCGGTGGCctccgacgacggcggcggcggccccggcaATGGCCAAGGCATTTGGATGCCACCTGGATGGTAAAGCAAGCAGACGAGACATTCCAGGCTGACCGATGGAACGATCGCCGGCGCGTGCACGCGACGCGGCTCCGGTGCTCGCcggaggccggcgaggcggcgccgaCCGCAGAGGACGGTGCGGTGCTGGAGCCTTGCGTTC
This window contains:
- the LOC120695472 gene encoding uncharacterized protein LOC120695472 → MEGRRGRTRADAGLRRRGALGLGGLRLRRDLRLGEIRRWQLVRLPGGRDALSSARWRRAVEAGLDASVALLDLCERARDAAASAKQHVRAARRALRRGDAALARAAARGYARCLARAGKQAGAKKALGRRAAPAGEAEAPAAVRVLSEAVAVTVAVLQRVLSSLSARVADTRKSRWCVVSRLVRGDRSLGVCGDLDGEGGVMSAQETLQELEDSVEAVETGLEHLFRHIVQTRVALLNVLTL